In one Bacillus thuringiensis genomic region, the following are encoded:
- a CDS encoding GyrI-like domain-containing protein yields the protein MKNYTIEEKDSFIVLGIGTEIKSEYTDFAGINKEKEDFWSAVKEDGRLDTLKALATNEYIFSVSEAVNNKMMYYAGVMTEAQIEEESRVIQFPRGEYLVVKGEDKTAEELSNKLTGIAFGQALPDANEFAYVGGPNTTVEMGKRNGLVFGEMWIPVVRK from the coding sequence ATGAAAAATTATACTATAGAAGAAAAAGATAGCTTTATTGTGTTAGGTATTGGAACTGAAATTAAGAGTGAGTACACAGACTTTGCTGGAATAAATAAAGAAAAGGAAGACTTTTGGTCGGCTGTTAAAGAAGATGGAAGGCTGGACACTTTAAAAGCTTTAGCGACAAATGAATACATTTTTTCTGTGAGCGAAGCGGTGAATAACAAAATGATGTATTATGCGGGTGTCATGACAGAAGCACAAATAGAAGAAGAATCTAGAGTGATTCAGTTTCCGAGGGGAGAATACTTAGTAGTAAAAGGGGAAGACAAAACAGCTGAAGAGTTAAGTAATAAGTTGACTGGCATCGCCTTCGGTCAAGCTTTACCAGATGCAAATGAGTTTGCTTATGTTGGTGGACCAAATACGACGGTTGAGATGGGGAAAAGAAACGGCTTAGTGTTTGGTGAAATGTGGATTCCAGTTGTAAGGAAGTAA
- a CDS encoding helix-turn-helix transcriptional regulator — protein MKKVERINTIMRYINNRSHFTISEIIREFNISRSTAIRDIREIEAMGMPLVAEVGRTGGYFVMHNSILPVVRFTDNEVKALFIAFMATRNQQLPYLKSRQSLAEKLLGLISETQQDDLVLLNQLLLFQGTNPHNPDLLELSDLPHPMLEKLIQILLLDNHLLITIKEDEEIKSYPIYLLHLYQEKSHWIIEGFDLKEEKKLMFPVDALINIEPYTTNKRLNKKKILEKLSKKAEAINLVLELGPTAIAQFKKYHPLKIAISYTNPYQSTAILKTFINVNNPDEVTEIINWLLFLGKDIKIKEIPDEVLADLQKRVCLYIP, from the coding sequence ATGAAAAAAGTTGAACGGATTAATACAATTATGCGGTATATCAACAACCGCTCCCACTTTACAATTTCTGAAATCATACGAGAATTTAACATATCACGATCGACAGCTATTAGAGACATTAGAGAAATTGAAGCTATGGGAATGCCACTTGTCGCTGAAGTTGGGAGAACGGGTGGATATTTTGTTATGCATAATTCTATCCTGCCCGTTGTTCGCTTTACTGATAATGAAGTGAAAGCTCTTTTTATTGCCTTTATGGCTACGAGGAATCAACAACTTCCCTATCTAAAAAGTCGTCAATCTTTAGCTGAAAAACTACTAGGACTCATCTCAGAAACCCAGCAAGATGACCTCGTTCTTTTAAATCAACTCTTGCTGTTCCAAGGAACTAATCCTCATAATCCCGATCTACTTGAGCTTTCTGATCTCCCCCATCCTATGTTAGAAAAACTCATTCAAATCCTTCTTTTGGATAACCATTTATTGATTACCATTAAAGAAGATGAAGAAATTAAGTCTTATCCAATTTATCTATTACACCTTTATCAAGAAAAAAGCCATTGGATCATTGAAGGATTTGACTTAAAAGAAGAAAAGAAGTTAATGTTTCCTGTCGATGCTCTCATCAATATCGAACCGTACACGACGAATAAAAGGCTCAATAAGAAAAAGATTTTAGAAAAACTAAGTAAGAAGGCTGAAGCAATTAACCTTGTACTTGAACTTGGTCCAACAGCAATTGCCCAGTTCAAAAAATACCATCCTTTAAAAATTGCAATATCTTATACTAATCCTTACCAATCCACAGCCATTTTAAAAACTTTTATCAATGTTAACAATCCCGATGAAGTGACGGAAATAATAAATTGGCTGCTTTTTCTAGGGAAGGATATTAAAATCAAAGAAATACCCGATGAAGTATTAGCAGATTTACAAAAACGAGTGTGCTTATACATTCCATAA
- a CDS encoding ABC transporter permease — MKSKTGVLLGRLMRNIMRSPDTIITVAITPIMMMLLFVYVFGGAIKTGTDNYVNYLLPGILLMAIASGVAYTSVRLFTDVKSGLMARFITMPIKRSSILWAHVLTSLVANVLTIVVVILVALLMGFRSSANILEWLAVAGILGMFTLALTWLAIIPGLKAKSMEGATAYSYPLVFLPFISSAFVPTETMPKIVRAFAENQPVTSIVNAIRALLYEGTVGNDIWIALAWCVGIMVISYFFASKAFKRQLG, encoded by the coding sequence ATGAAAAGTAAAACAGGTGTATTATTAGGTCGTTTAATGCGTAACATTATGCGCAGCCCGGATACAATTATTACAGTAGCGATTACGCCGATTATGATGATGCTATTATTTGTTTACGTATTTGGCGGGGCTATAAAGACAGGAACAGATAACTACGTCAATTATTTATTGCCAGGAATTTTGCTAATGGCTATCGCATCCGGTGTAGCTTACACTTCTGTGCGACTCTTTACGGATGTAAAGAGTGGGCTGATGGCACGTTTCATTACGATGCCTATTAAGCGTTCATCGATATTGTGGGCTCATGTTTTAACCTCTCTTGTTGCTAATGTACTTACTATCGTGGTGGTTATTCTTGTTGCATTATTAATGGGTTTCCGTTCCAGTGCTAATATTCTAGAGTGGCTCGCGGTAGCTGGAATACTTGGGATGTTTACGCTGGCGCTAACATGGCTAGCTATCATTCCAGGATTGAAAGCGAAGTCTATGGAAGGGGCGACTGCTTACTCGTACCCGCTAGTTTTTCTTCCATTTATTAGTTCGGCCTTTGTGCCTACCGAAACGATGCCAAAAATTGTTCGTGCGTTTGCAGAGAATCAGCCTGTAACTTCAATCGTGAATGCGATTCGTGCTCTTTTATATGAAGGAACTGTGGGTAACGATATTTGGATTGCACTCGCTTGGTGCGTAGGTATAATGGTCATCTCTTACTTTTTCGCCAGTAAAGCATTTAAACGTCAGTTAGGGTAA
- a CDS encoding ABC transporter ATP-binding protein, whose amino-acid sequence MSNAAISVKGLKKFFKDKEVLKGVDFDVQRGEIFALLGSNGAGKTTTVNILSTLMKQDGGEVSICGFDVQRQPDQVRQSISLTGQFAALDGMLTGKENLIMIAKLRGVSNPVQVADNLLERFSLTDAANQRADQYSGGMKRRLDIAMSLIGAPAVIFLDEPTTGLDPEARIEVWDTVKELAGSGTTILLTTQYLEEAEQLADRIAILHGGKIITTGTLTELKEMFPPAKVEYIEKQPTLEEIFLAIIGKKEEM is encoded by the coding sequence ATGAGCAATGCAGCGATTTCTGTAAAAGGATTAAAAAAATTTTTTAAAGACAAAGAAGTGTTAAAGGGAGTGGATTTTGATGTACAGCGTGGCGAAATTTTCGCGCTGCTAGGCTCAAATGGAGCGGGAAAGACAACAACGGTCAACATCCTTTCGACGCTAATGAAGCAAGATGGCGGTGAGGTAAGCATTTGTGGATTTGATGTACAGCGCCAACCAGATCAAGTTCGTCAAAGTATCAGTTTGACAGGACAGTTTGCAGCTTTAGACGGCATGTTGACGGGGAAAGAAAACTTGATAATGATCGCTAAGTTACGTGGTGTTTCCAATCCCGTTCAAGTCGCTGACAATTTGCTTGAAAGATTTAGCCTGACTGATGCGGCAAACCAAAGGGCAGATCAGTATTCAGGCGGGATGAAGCGCCGGCTTGATATCGCGATGAGTTTGATCGGGGCGCCAGCAGTTATTTTTCTTGACGAACCAACGACTGGACTTGATCCTGAAGCGCGAATTGAAGTGTGGGATACAGTCAAGGAACTTGCCGGTAGCGGCACAACGATCTTGCTTACGACCCAGTACTTGGAAGAAGCCGAACAACTAGCAGACCGTATCGCTATTTTGCATGGCGGAAAAATTATTACGACAGGTACTCTTACTGAACTGAAAGAGATGTTCCCACCGGCAAAAGTGGAGTATATCGAGAAGCAACCGACATTGGAAGAAATATTCCTTGCGATCATTGGCAAAAAGGAGGAGATGTAA
- a CDS encoding DUF1048 domain-containing protein — MLEIFKKLIGDKKEYRMMMARVAALPEDYQFVFKKIQNYMWNFSTGNGMDMLHIQYELIDLFEAGAAEGRQVLDITGEDVASFADELVANAKTYVSKYREDLNESIMKKLRKK, encoded by the coding sequence ATGTTGGAAATATTCAAAAAATTAATCGGTGATAAAAAAGAGTACAGAATGATGATGGCACGTGTTGCAGCACTGCCAGAGGACTATCAGTTTGTGTTTAAGAAAATTCAAAACTATATGTGGAATTTTTCGACCGGAAACGGGATGGATATGCTGCACATTCAGTACGAATTAATCGATTTGTTTGAAGCCGGTGCAGCGGAAGGTAGACAAGTGCTAGATATTACTGGGGAAGATGTGGCATCTTTTGCTGACGAACTAGTGGCAAACGCTAAAACGTATGTCTCCAAATATCGTGAAGATTTGAATGAAAGTATTATGAAGAAATTGAGAAAAAAATAA
- a CDS encoding PadR family transcriptional regulator: MENLTEMLKGSLEGCVLEIISRRETYGYEITRHLNDLGFTEVVEGTVYTILVRLEKKKLVNIEKKPSDMGPPRKFYSLNEAGRQELELFWRKWDFVSSKINVLKSN, from the coding sequence ATGGAAAATTTAACTGAAATGTTGAAAGGTTCACTGGAAGGGTGTGTGTTGGAAATCATTAGCCGCCGTGAAACGTATGGTTATGAGATTACTCGCCACTTGAATGATCTTGGGTTTACCGAAGTCGTGGAAGGAACGGTGTATACCATTCTCGTACGACTAGAGAAGAAAAAGCTTGTGAATATTGAAAAGAAACCATCAGATATGGGGCCGCCTCGTAAGTTTTATTCATTAAATGAAGCTGGTCGTCAGGAGCTTGAACTATTTTGGAGAAAATGGGATTTTGTATCGTCAAAAATTAACGTCTTGAAGTCAAACTAG
- the hcp gene encoding hydroxylamine reductase, with protein sequence MFCYQCEQTPTGGCKVMGVCGKNETIASLQDTIVFGLKGIAAYRTHAAQLGYTDAFVDATTQEALYMTLTNSNFNEQEHIDMAMKVGKSALRVMELLDEAHTNHFGVPEPVQITQNRVEGKAIVVTGHNLFALEELLKQTEGKDINIYTHSEMLPAHGYPQLKKYKHLKGNIGKAWYDQRRLFEKFTGAILATTNCVMPIKGSYSDRFFSYDIAGLEGVQKIENDDFTTLIQKTLELPEVHMESDEQLVTGFHHNTVLSLAPEIIDAVKKGKIKRFFVIAGCDAPGKGGEYYRELATSLPPETVILTTSCGKFRFNDVDYGVVPGTEIPRYIDLGQCNNSISTVKIAAALADAFQCEVNELPVSIVLSWFEQKAVAILLGLFSLGIQDIRIGPKAPEFISAGVLDVLQETFGLKLITNAAEDMAMMLS encoded by the coding sequence ATGTTTTGTTATCAATGTGAACAAACGCCAACAGGCGGATGTAAAGTCATGGGTGTTTGTGGTAAGAATGAAACGATTGCGAGTTTACAAGATACGATTGTGTTTGGGCTAAAAGGAATTGCAGCTTATCGCACACATGCTGCTCAGCTAGGGTATACGGATGCATTTGTAGATGCTACAACACAAGAAGCTTTATATATGACATTAACAAATTCTAATTTTAACGAACAAGAGCATATTGATATGGCTATGAAAGTTGGGAAATCAGCTTTACGGGTGATGGAGTTATTGGATGAGGCACATACGAATCATTTTGGTGTGCCAGAACCTGTACAAATTACACAAAATCGTGTAGAAGGTAAAGCAATTGTAGTTACGGGCCATAATTTATTTGCATTAGAAGAACTATTAAAGCAAACAGAAGGAAAAGACATTAATATTTATACGCATTCTGAAATGCTACCAGCACACGGATACCCGCAGCTGAAAAAATATAAACATTTAAAAGGAAACATCGGTAAGGCATGGTATGATCAAAGACGCCTTTTTGAAAAATTTACTGGTGCCATATTAGCTACAACGAACTGTGTTATGCCAATTAAAGGCTCGTACTCTGATCGATTCTTTTCATATGACATTGCAGGTTTAGAAGGTGTACAAAAAATTGAAAATGATGATTTTACAACGTTAATTCAAAAAACGCTAGAACTTCCAGAAGTACATATGGAGTCGGATGAACAGTTAGTGACAGGGTTTCATCATAATACAGTATTATCATTAGCTCCAGAAATTATTGACGCAGTAAAAAAAGGGAAAATAAAGCGTTTCTTTGTTATCGCCGGTTGTGATGCACCGGGAAAAGGCGGAGAATATTATCGTGAATTAGCAACGTCACTTCCGCCAGAAACGGTTATTTTAACAACTTCTTGCGGGAAATTCCGCTTTAATGATGTGGATTACGGTGTTGTACCTGGTACGGAAATTCCGCGTTACATTGATTTAGGACAGTGCAATAATTCAATTTCTACAGTGAAAATAGCGGCTGCTTTAGCTGATGCTTTTCAATGTGAAGTGAATGAATTGCCAGTAAGTATTGTCCTATCATGGTTTGAACAAAAAGCGGTTGCCATTTTACTAGGGCTATTTAGTCTTGGGATTCAAGATATTCGCATCGGTCCAAAGGCTCCTGAATTTATTTCAGCTGGCGTGCTTGATGTATTACAAGAAACATTTGGTTTAAAACTAATTACAAATGCAGCAGAAGATATGGCTATGATGTTATCGTAA
- a CDS encoding DUF3784 domain-containing protein, producing MTLFASPSLFIVAIISFALAYFIGVKQYTCLLSGFNERRVLDKVTLSKIVGLYNLIAGVIATIGSVFTTPNAKILFPIIIIGHVIIAAYVNTRMVQ from the coding sequence ATGACTCTCTTCGCTTCACCATCATTATTCATAGTAGCAATCATTTCATTTGCACTAGCTTATTTCATCGGAGTAAAACAATACACTTGCCTCTTATCAGGATTCAACGAACGCCGCGTGCTTGATAAAGTGACACTATCAAAAATAGTAGGTCTTTATAATTTAATTGCTGGTGTCATTGCGACAATCGGTAGTGTCTTCACTACTCCTAATGCCAAAATCTTATTTCCTATCATTATAATTGGACACGTTATAATCGCGGCTTATGTAAATACACGCATGGTGCAGTGA
- a CDS encoding flavin-containing monooxygenase, with protein MLDAIIVGAGQAGLTIGYYLKQAGYNFLLLEAGNRIGDSWRNRYDSLRLFTPSEYSSLPGRILKGARNEFPYKDEIATYLEEYARHFQLPVQLQTEVLKIKKEKEIFELHTPTEVLQTKKVIIASGGFQQPFIPSVSANLSSHIFQIHSSQYRSSSQIPQGKALVVGGGNSGMQIAVELAKTHEVTVSISHPLTFLPLQLFGKSIFNLLEKVGLLYAEINTKRGRWFQKRKDPIFGFEGKKLIRNGAIKLQEKVVSASGNNIMFQNGDTYSAESVIWSTGFVQNYNWIEIEQAVNEKGFPNHIKGISPVKGLYYIGLPWQSQRGSALICGVGKDAAYVLSEIKKIDQ; from the coding sequence ATGTTAGATGCAATCATTGTTGGAGCTGGTCAAGCGGGATTGACAATAGGATACTACTTGAAGCAGGCAGGATATAATTTTTTATTACTCGAGGCAGGAAACCGAATTGGTGATTCATGGAGAAATAGATATGATTCTTTGCGGCTCTTTACACCGAGTGAATATAGTAGTTTACCAGGTAGGATATTAAAAGGAGCAAGGAATGAATTTCCATATAAAGATGAAATTGCAACTTATTTAGAAGAATATGCAAGACATTTTCAATTACCGGTACAATTACAAACGGAAGTACTAAAAATAAAGAAAGAAAAAGAAATATTTGAATTACATACTCCTACAGAAGTTTTACAAACGAAAAAAGTTATTATCGCATCAGGTGGTTTTCAGCAACCATTTATTCCCTCAGTTTCAGCAAATCTATCATCACATATTTTTCAAATACATTCATCACAATATAGATCATCATCGCAAATTCCACAGGGGAAGGCACTTGTAGTAGGTGGCGGAAATTCAGGAATGCAAATAGCAGTAGAACTTGCAAAAACGCATGAAGTTACGGTGTCTATTAGTCATCCTTTAACGTTTTTACCGTTACAACTTTTTGGAAAAAGTATTTTTAATCTGCTAGAAAAAGTGGGTTTATTGTACGCTGAAATAAATACAAAGAGGGGAAGATGGTTTCAGAAGAGAAAGGACCCTATTTTCGGTTTTGAAGGTAAGAAACTTATTCGTAATGGAGCAATCAAACTGCAAGAAAAAGTAGTAAGTGCATCAGGAAATAACATTATGTTTCAGAATGGTGATACTTATAGTGCAGAAAGCGTTATATGGTCAACTGGTTTTGTACAAAATTATAATTGGATTGAAATTGAACAGGCAGTGAATGAGAAAGGATTTCCTAATCATATAAAGGGAATCAGTCCAGTAAAAGGATTGTATTATATCGGTTTACCATGGCAATCTCAAAGGGGTTCCGCACTTATTTGTGGTGTAGGAAAGGATGCAGCGTATGTACTTTCTGAAATCAAAAAAATAGATCAGTAG
- a CDS encoding glyoxalase superfamily protein: MITPIFRIFDIEKAKLFYIGFLGFKLDWEHRYEENMPLYIQISLDDTVIHLSEHHGDASPGGAIRIKIDDVKDYHSVLLSKEYVYSKPNIEKTPWGTIELTVIDPFLNRIIFYEEKLSE; encoded by the coding sequence ATGATTACACCTATATTTAGAATTTTTGATATTGAAAAAGCAAAACTATTTTACATAGGTTTTTTAGGATTTAAACTGGATTGGGAACATCGGTATGAGGAAAATATGCCATTATATATACAAATTTCGTTAGATGATACTGTGATACATTTATCAGAACATCATGGTGATGCCTCACCAGGTGGTGCGATTCGGATCAAAATAGATGATGTAAAGGATTATCATTCTGTATTATTAAGTAAAGAATATGTTTATTCGAAGCCGAATATAGAAAAAACACCTTGGGGTACAATTGAATTAACTGTAATTGATCCGTTTTTAAATAGAATTATATTTTATGAGGAAAAATTGTCGGAGTAG
- the yeiL gene encoding transcriptional regulator YeiL — MKKVCNSIKLAKYMKQNNIDSFFSNDMKPYMELIFFKKNEFICRENEEIDYLYFFVEGKAKAFNTLSNGKSVLLCFYDSLQLLGDVELIHSQKTASNVQVMADSYCVGLPLGKVRNQLFHDAKFLRCICGSLAHKLNRLSKNSTINLLYPLENRLASYMLAAGERAVQHENRIVFSGNLTEIAELLGTSYRHLLRTLNIFCDKEIIKKNDGCYEVVNVDVLRELAADVYK, encoded by the coding sequence ATGAAGAAAGTATGTAATTCAATTAAATTAGCAAAGTATATGAAACAAAATAATATTGATTCATTTTTTAGTAATGATATGAAACCGTATATGGAACTTATATTTTTTAAAAAGAATGAGTTTATTTGTAGAGAAAATGAAGAGATAGATTATTTATATTTTTTCGTTGAAGGAAAAGCGAAAGCGTTTAATACATTAAGTAATGGGAAATCTGTGTTATTATGCTTTTATGATAGTTTGCAGTTGTTAGGAGATGTGGAGTTAATTCATTCTCAAAAGACTGCTTCAAACGTACAAGTAATGGCAGATTCATATTGTGTTGGTTTACCTTTAGGAAAAGTGAGAAATCAACTATTTCATGATGCGAAATTTTTACGATGTATTTGCGGATCGTTAGCACATAAATTAAACCGACTTTCAAAAAATAGTACTATTAATTTACTATATCCACTTGAAAATAGACTTGCGAGTTACATGTTAGCAGCAGGAGAACGAGCAGTTCAGCATGAAAATAGAATTGTGTTTAGTGGGAATTTAACGGAAATAGCGGAATTGTTAGGAACGAGTTATCGGCATTTGTTGCGAACATTAAATATTTTTTGTGATAAAGAGATAATAAAGAAGAACGATGGATGCTATGAAGTAGTAAACGTGGATGTTTTGAGAGAATTGGCTGCGGATGTTTATAAATAG
- a CDS encoding DMT family transporter: MKIKGDITLYNFLSVFIGVLIAVMLPLNGILSELIGKYTASVVIHLVGLIAVIFILIINKNKIHFDKSIPLFLYSAGAIGVFTVLFNNISFSALGASITIALSLLGQSIASIVIDHFGLLGMKVAKFEKKKLIGLCFISSGIIIMTIY; encoded by the coding sequence ATGAAAATTAAAGGGGATATTACATTGTATAACTTTCTTTCTGTCTTTATTGGTGTGCTCATCGCCGTTATGCTTCCACTGAATGGGATTTTATCTGAGTTAATTGGGAAGTATACAGCAAGCGTTGTCATTCACCTTGTCGGTTTAATTGCAGTTATCTTCATTTTAATCATAAACAAAAATAAAATTCATTTTGATAAAAGTATTCCGCTTTTTTTATATAGCGCTGGAGCGATTGGAGTATTCACTGTCCTTTTTAATAATATAAGTTTCTCCGCCCTTGGTGCTTCTATTACGATTGCATTAAGTTTACTCGGTCAATCTATCGCTTCCATCGTTATTGATCATTTCGGCTTATTAGGAATGAAAGTTGCAAAGTTTGAAAAGAAAAAACTAATTGGATTATGTTTCATCTCTTCCGGAATTATAATCATGACAATTTATTAA
- a CDS encoding DMT family transporter, whose product MLYITIAILAGVSIVVARIINANLAAKIGNWEGTFFNYITGLFFSMLFLIFSSDSLYIPMQTLQSIPIAVYLGGLVGVIVISLSNYITPKISAFYLTLLIFIGQLFAGTIIDFILSHELSMGKVIGGIFVLIGLTYNLLVDRPVKTVKHNQVQL is encoded by the coding sequence ATGTTATATATTACGATCGCTATTTTAGCTGGTGTTTCTATCGTTGTTGCTAGAATTATAAACGCGAATTTAGCAGCAAAAATTGGAAATTGGGAAGGCACGTTTTTCAATTATATTACTGGATTATTTTTCTCTATGTTATTTTTAATTTTCAGTTCAGATTCATTGTATATTCCAATGCAGACGTTACAATCTATTCCCATCGCTGTGTACTTAGGCGGATTAGTAGGCGTTATCGTCATTTCACTATCGAACTATATCACTCCTAAAATATCAGCATTTTATTTAACATTACTCATCTTTATCGGACAATTATTTGCGGGGACTATCATTGATTTCATTTTGTCGCATGAACTCTCAATGGGCAAAGTTATCGGTGGCATTTTCGTACTAATTGGTCTCACTTACAATTTACTCGTAGATCGCCCTGTAAAAACTGTGAAGCATAACCAAGTTCAACTATAA
- the aiiA gene encoding quorum-quenching N-acyl homoserine lactonase AiiA: MTVKKLYFISAGRCMLDHSSVNSALTPGKLLNLPVWCYLLETEEGPILVDTGMPESAVNNEGLFNGTFVEGQILPKMTEEDRIVNILKRLGYEPNDLLYIISSHLHFDHAGGNGAFTNTPIIVQRTEYEAALHREEYMKECILPHLNYKIIEGDYEVVPGVQLLYTPGHSPGHQSLFIETEQSGSVLLTIDASYTKENFEDEVPFAGFDPELALSSIKRLKGVVAKEKPIVFFGHDIEQEKGCRVFPEYI; encoded by the coding sequence ATGACAGTAAAGAAACTTTATTTCATCTCAGCAGGTCGTTGCATGTTGGATCATTCGTCTGTTAACAGTGCGTTAACACCGGGGAAACTATTAAACTTGCCGGTGTGGTGTTATCTTCTGGAGACGGAAGAAGGTCCTATTTTAGTAGACACAGGTATGCCAGAAAGTGCAGTTAATAATGAAGGGCTTTTTAACGGTACATTTGTTGAAGGACAGATTTTACCGAAAATGACTGAAGAAGATAGAATCGTGAATATATTAAAGCGTTTAGGGTATGAGCCAAACGACCTTTTATATATTATTAGCTCTCACTTACATTTTGATCATGCAGGAGGAAACGGTGCTTTTACAAATACACCGATTATTGTGCAGCGAACGGAATATGAGGCAGCACTTCATAGAGAAGAATATATGAAAGAATGTATATTACCGCATTTGAACTACAAAATTATTGAAGGGGATTATGAAGTGGTACCAGGTGTTCAATTATTGTATACGCCAGGTCATTCTCCAGGCCATCAGTCGCTATTCATTGAGACGGAGCAATCCGGTTCAGTTTTATTAACTATTGATGCATCGTACACGAAAGAGAATTTTGAAGATGAAGTGCCGTTCGCAGGATTTGATCCAGAATTAGCTTTATCTTCAATTAAACGTTTAAAAGGAGTTGTGGCGAAAGAGAAACCAATTGTTTTCTTTGGTCATGATATAGAGCAGGAAAAGGGTTGTAGAGTGTTCCCGGAGTATATATAG
- a CDS encoding zinc-binding alcohol dehydrogenase family protein yields MKAIGLHEYLPIEEENSLINLEIEKPVATGRDILVKINAISVNPVDTKVRSPKDKKEDAPKILGWDASGVVVQTGESCTLFKEGDEVFYAGSITRQGTYSEYHLVDERIVGKKPKTLHDAESAAIPLTAITAWEGLFERLGIDHTKKDTNSFKNILIIGGAGGVGSIAIQLAKWAELNVIATASRGETIDWVKKLGADHTIDHHTPLKEQLQSLGFSDVDYIFCLNNTDQHWQAICDLIKPQGKICSIVENEHPLEMGILKSKSATLVWEFMFTKAMYETGDMITQHELLNKVSELLDEGILKTTLNETFTPINAENLKKAHALLESGHTIGKIVLEKF; encoded by the coding sequence ATGAAAGCAATTGGTTTACATGAATACTTACCTATTGAAGAAGAAAACAGTTTAATTAATCTGGAAATTGAAAAACCTGTTGCCACAGGAAGAGATATACTCGTGAAAATTAACGCTATTTCCGTTAACCCAGTTGATACAAAGGTCCGCTCTCCGAAAGATAAAAAAGAAGATGCACCAAAAATACTTGGCTGGGATGCTAGTGGTGTTGTTGTACAAACTGGCGAAAGTTGTACATTATTTAAAGAAGGAGACGAAGTATTTTACGCTGGAAGCATTACGAGACAAGGTACATATAGTGAATATCATTTAGTTGATGAAAGAATTGTCGGTAAGAAACCAAAAACGTTACATGATGCTGAATCCGCCGCAATTCCTTTAACAGCGATTACAGCATGGGAAGGTTTATTTGAACGTTTAGGCATTGATCATACTAAAAAAGATACGAACTCATTTAAAAACATTTTAATTATCGGCGGAGCTGGTGGTGTCGGTTCAATCGCAATTCAACTTGCGAAATGGGCTGAACTAAATGTAATCGCAACTGCTTCCCGCGGCGAAACGATAGACTGGGTTAAAAAGCTTGGAGCTGACCATACAATTGACCATCATACCCCTTTAAAAGAGCAATTACAAAGCCTTGGATTCAGCGATGTAGATTATATTTTCTGCTTAAACAATACAGATCAACATTGGCAAGCAATATGTGACCTTATTAAACCACAAGGCAAAATTTGCTCTATCGTAGAAAATGAACACCCTCTTGAAATGGGTATTTTAAAAAGTAAAAGTGCTACACTCGTTTGGGAGTTTATGTTTACAAAAGCGATGTATGAAACTGGCGATATGATTACGCAGCACGAACTATTAAATAAAGTAAGCGAACTACTAGATGAAGGCATTTTAAAGACTACTTTAAATGAAACATTCACACCAATTAACGCTGAAAACTTAAAGAAAGCACATGCACTACTTGAAAGCGGGCACACCATAGGGAAAATCGTATTAGAGAAATTTTAA